The following DNA comes from Spirulina major PCC 6313.
TACGGTCACAGCCGCAGCGGTGGGCGTTGCCGTCGTCGCCTCAGGCTGGTCGCCCGTTTCAAACCGCATCAGATCATCGCTCAACTGCTGCAAGGTTTCCGGCGAAAGTGCCTCTTCAATATCCTTGTGGTTTTGGGTGCTGATTTCGGCGGTTTCTAAGAGGGTTTCCCCTGGGGCGATATGATAGCCGGTTTCGGGTTCGTCCTCGTCGGGGGCAGTATGGGCAATCTGATCGGAGACTTGCGCGAGGAGGTCATTGAGAGAGGCGATCGTATCTTCGAGGGTGGGAATCGCGGCGGTTTCTGCTAAGGGGGCTTCGAGATGAAGGGGGTCAGCTTCAACGGGGGCGTAGTTTTCAAAAAGAATAGTTTCCACCGTAGCCGCGATCGCCTCTGGATCAACCGGCAGCCAGAGCGACGCTTCCGGAGTCTCTGTGGCCGGATCATGCAAGCCGCCAAACAGTTCCGCATCCGCCAGCGGCGCAGGGAGCAGATCCGCATCCGGCTCGGTTACCGAAGGGGCGATCAGGTCCTGTGCTGACACCGTCAGCACCACGGGCGGGGCTGTGGCGGCCGTGGGCGATGTGGCGAACTGATCGGAGTTAAAGAGGTGCTCGTCCCAATCTTCCCAATCGGTATCCGGGGGCGTGGCTTCCTGGGGCGATCGCACCGGGGTCGGGTCAGTGGGGAGGGGAATCGCCTGCACATTGGGCGCGGAGGGGGACGGCGGGGAGGGATCGAAAAAATCGTCGAACAACAGAGCGATCGCATTCCGTTCCGGCCCGTCCACCCCAGGGAACGGCGGGAGGGTTGCGCCATGGGTGAGTTGGAGCGGTGGTTGACCGGGGGCGGGAGTGGGAGCCGGGTCAAGTTGGAGGGGTTGGGGCAAACTGTAGGTCAGTTCTGGGTTGTGGTGTTGATGGAACAGGGCTTCACTATATTGCCCCAGGGCGTGGATGTTTTCGATGCCTTGGAGAAGCGATTTTTGATAGCCTTTAAGATCTTGTTCCAGGCTGCTAAACACCTGTTGAAAGGTGCTGTCAAGGCTGCGGAATAGTTGATCCGATTGACCCTGGAGCGATCGCAACTGCTCCAACCATTCCAACTGCTGCATCGGGGCCGCCGCCTCCCCTGACCCCGGCAAAGCCTGGACAACCTGACCCTGCCACCGATCCAATGCCTGGGCCAACTCCTGGCGCAGGCCATCACTACAACGGTTCAGGAGTGCATTGAGAAAATCCGTGGTGAGTTGGCGTTGGTGAGTCTCCAGGTGGCGAATCTCTTGCACCAAGGATTCCCGCTGCTGGCGCAAGGTTTCCAGTTCCAATTGCAGCGGTTGGAGCCATTGCGATCGCTGAATATTCATCTGAGCGATCACCGATTGAGCGATCGCATCCGCCGTCGTCTGATCCTGCGGTGGGAGCGGCGGATTTGCCAACGGTGTCACCTCCACCGTTCGCCCCCAATCCCCCAAGATCCAGCGAATTTTTTCCAAAAGATCCCGCTGGGTCACGGCTGCCGCCCCTGCCCCCGTCGATGCCGCCTCCGTTACAGTCAGCACATCGTCAATCTCAGCAATCAGAGCTTGGATTTCGTGTTGGGAAATGGTCACGGTCAGCCCCTCAATTCCGTCAGTGCAACGGGTCGCCTTCCATGCTACCCTTTCCTCATACTAATACAGCTACATTGCCACAAAAATAGCCAGAATCATCCCCTTTTTACACACAAGACACTGAACTTGTGTGGTCTTTAGCTAGAATCGAGTATCATTGCCCTGCCGAACCGACATTAGACCTTCCCCTTGCCTCATGGATGATCGATTCAATCCCCGCGAACAAGATGCCGACATTACAAAGCTGATCAAAACAGTGCCGTTTTTTGCGGGTCTCCCAGAGGATGCCTTAAATAAAGCCACCTGTCATGTGGTCACACGGACTCACCCCTCCAACCAAGTTATCCTGCTCGAAAATGACTGGGGCGGTTCGGTCTATTTCATCGTTGATGGCTGGGTCAAAATCAGAACCTACAACCTCGACGGCAAAGAAGTCACCCTCAACATCATCGGCAAAGGAGAACTCTTCGGAGAAATGGCAGCCCTCGAAGAAGTACCCCGTTCCACCGATGTAATCACCCTCACCTCCACCACGATCAGCAGCGTTCCCGCTCAAGATTTTGTTGACCTCATCCAATCAGAACCCATGGCCGGGGTAAGACTCGCCCAATTAATGGCCACCCGCCTCCGCCAAGTCAACCGCCGCCTCCGTCTCCGGGAAGCGGATAGTGTGTCACGGGTGGCGGATACGATCCTATTTTTAGCCGAAGGTCAAGGCCAAGAGAATAAAGAAGGCCTCGCGATTCCCAACCTACCCCACCGTGAACTGAGCAGCCTCAGCGGTTTGGCGCGGGAAACCGTCACCCGCGTATTAACAAAACTAGAGAAGAAAAACCTAATCCGCCGGGAACATGATTTGCTCATTATTCCTAACCTGTCGGCATTAGAACGGACGATCAATTAGCTCGTGATGAGCAGTCACAGCACACCTGAATCGGTGGGTTACGGCGGATTGTTAAATTGCAGTGATAACGGGGTTTTAATCCGCCTAACCCACCCTACGATAAAGCCCTATTTTGGCTGTGCCATGACACTACGATAAAGCTACGATAAAGCCCTATTTTGGCTGTGTTCTGTACAGTGGGGGTTGAGGTGGCTTAGATTGCATCTTTGAGGGTTATGGATGATAGCCCTCAGGAGAGGGCTTTTAACGCACCATTGCGGAATAGATAAGGGGTTTATTCTTCGCCGTAGGCTGACTCGATCACTTTGCCGCGAAAGACGATGTATTGATAGGTGTTGTAGAACAACATCACCGGGATGAGGAAGCCGATGAAAATAATCATAAATACGAGGGCGCTGGGTGCGGCGGCGGCTTGATAGATGGTGATTTGGTTGGGGATGATGTAGGGGAAAATAATCAGTCCTAGACCGATGAAGGTGAGCAAAAAGATTAACACTGTCCAGATGAAGGGGGTGCGATCGCTCCTCGTATTCAGCCCTTTTAAGAGTTGCCACACTAAGATAATTCCTACTAATGGAATGGCGGCGAAAATGTAGCTTAAGGGAGGGGAGAAGAGGCGATCGCGGATGGTGTCGTAGACGATGGGGGTGGCGACGGTGATCGTTAATGCGCCGATTAGGGTGGTGTAGGTGGCGAGTTTGGCGGTGCGGAAGTGGGTTTCTTGAAGTGCGCCTTCGGTTTTGAGAATGAGATAGGTTGAGCCAATCAGGACATAGCCTTGAATCAGGGTGAGGGCGACGAGGAGCGATCGCCAATCCAACCAGCCCCACATCGAGCCGACAAAATGCCCCGCCGCATCCACCGGAATCCCTTCAATCACTGCACCGAGGGCGAAACCTTGGCCCAAAGCGGCGAGAAAACTCCCGATCCCAAAGGCTAAATTCCAAAACACTTTCCGGCTCGAATGTTCCCGAAATTCAAAGGCCACTGCTCGAAAAATTAACCCAAAAATCATGATAAAAATGGGGATATAGAGGGCATTTAAAATCGTGCCGTAGGCGAGGGGAAACGCTCCAAACAGGGCCCCGCCCATTAAGACGAGCCAGGTTTCGTTGGCATCCCAGACATTGCCCAGGCTGGTCATTAAAATGCCCCGCCGTTCTTCGTCGGAACTGGTGAGGGAGAGAATGCCCACGCCGAGATCAAAGCCGTCGAGCATGATGTAGAGGAAGAGAAAGAGGGCCAGAATGACAAACCAAACTTGGGGTAAAAAATGTAAAAGGGCATCCATTGGGTTTTGTAGTTCCAGTATGGGGATAAGTCCTGCTCCTAGGAGGAGGAGCAGGTAAAATCAATGGGTTGATCCGGTGCGATCGCTTAGCGTCGCAGTTCCACCGCTCGCTGATCGGGGATGAATTCCGTGGGGGTGGGATCAACGGCGGGATGGGTGTCGAAATCGGGGGCGGGTAGGGTGAGGTTGGGCCCGGTGCGGATGATCCGCCGCCCGAAGTAGAGGGTTGCCACCAGCAGCAGGGTATAGACAACGCTAAAGGCGATCAGGGAGCCTAGGACGGTGCTGGGGGGGAGGTTGGTGGCCGCATCGGCGGTGCGAATTTCGCCGTACATTGTCCAGGGTTGCCGCCCAACACAGCGCACGATCCAACCGGTTTCCACCGCAAGATAGCCCAGGGGGGCGGAAAACAGCCAGGCCCGGAGGAGCCATTTTTGTGTGCCAATGGTGTCGGGGCTGAGTTTACCCCGCAGCCATTGCACCACACTGATGAGCATCAAACCTGCCAGGAAAAAGCCGATGCCGCTCATGATTCGGAAGGAGTAGAAGATGAGGCTGATCATTTTGGGGCGATCGCCTGCGTCCCACTCGTTTAAGCCTTGGATCGTGTGGCTCAGTTCGGGTTTGAATTCGAGAATATAGCCGAGGCCTTGGGGAATGTTGAGTTCCCAGCGGTTGCGGCCGTGGTCAGGGTCGGGGATGGCGAGGACGCTCCAGGGGGCGGTGTCCCCGGCGGGGGTGGTGTCCCATTTCGCTTCGATGGCGGCGAGTTTGGTGGGTTGGCGTTCGGCTACTTGTTCGGCGCTGAGGTGGCCAACGTAGATTTGCAAGGGGGTGACGGCGATCGCGATCGCAAGGACGATTTTCAACGACAGCCCAAAAAAAGCGGTGTGGCGATCGCGCAACACATACCAAGCACTAATCCCGCCAATCACAAACAGCGACGTTTCCAGGGTTGCTAAAAACATATGGGCCACCGATCGCACCATAAACGGGTTGAGAATCGCCTGAAAATAGTCACTGACGATAAACTTACCCGCTACCATTTCGCCCCCGGCCGGGGATTGTAGCCATGAATTGGCCACCAAAATCCAAAAGGTGGAAAGGTTCGCCCCAAACGCCACCATAATCGTGGCGAAATAGTGAATCACCGGATGGACACGCCCCCAGCCAAAGAGCATAATTCCCAAAAACCCGGCTTCGAGCATGAACGCCATCGCCCCTTCAAAGCCGAGAATACTGCCGAAAAAGTCCCCCACCGCTTCAGAAAAGGGGGCCCAGTTCGTTCCAAATTGAAATTCCATCGGCAGCCCGGAGGCTACACCAATGCCGAAGTTAAGGACGTAGAGTTTTGACCAGAAACGGGCGTGATGGTAGTAGTCCAGCTTGCGGGTGCGCAGCCATAACCCTTCAATCACCACCAGATAAACGCCCATGCCCGTCGTGAGTACGGGCCAGAGCATATGAAAGATTGCCGTGAGCGCAAATTGGCTACGGGATAATGCAACGGTATTGTGAAAAAAGTCCATAGGAGTTGGGAGCAGGATGACAATGTCTGCCGAAGCATGAGGATACAGGCTGGATTTGAACAGCGACCCGATTGGACTCTGTGGAAACATCGGATCAGCATTTGTATCCAGCTAAACCCCAGCGGGGGTGAGTATCTATGCTTACGGTAGCGTGGTGAAACGTGCGATCGCAGGGTCAGCCCTAAAAATTTTAAGATTTGCGTCCCACAGCACAACGCGGGTTTTGGGTATAGAGAGTCGGGATCATGCGATCGCAATCTTGGTGTTTTAACGACTGAACCCGATGGCGTGATTCATCAACTCACTTTACAACCAATTAGTTATATGATAGGTTAAGAAACATAAAGCACTATACCGATTCCCACGGGTAAGAGCATCGTCTTGACTCTTCACCCCGCAAACAAGGATAGGTTTCCCCTTGTTTGTCGGTTTTCTTCCCCAGCCGTGCAATTCAGAGAGTATCTCCTGAATGGATCGGCTCATCGTTACTCGCTGAAAATTTGAATGATGAATGCTAATGTTGGTTCTCTGGATCGCTTGATCCGTTTTATGATTGCGGCAACGCTATTGTCCTTGGGCTTAATGATCTATAGCGGCTCATGGGTCGGTACTCTGTTGCTGGTTGGCGGTGCAGTGATGCTGGCTACTGCCCTGTTTGGCTTCTGTGGTCTCTATCGTCTGTTGGGCATCAATACCCAAAAATCCCACGAATAAGCCTCACCGTCTGAGGAATCGACAGGCGATTCTCAACGACCTAGATACGCGGTGCATTCATCTTTCTCTTCTGATGCACCGCCCTTGAACAACCGCTGATTATGCGATCGCCCCATGAGGTGCGATCGCCGCCGCCGCTCCCATTTTTAATTCGCTTCACACTCAGGATTTTTAACCATGGACAATAGCAATGCATTACCGGGTGATCACCCGTCGGTTTCGCGACGACAACTGCTCAACTTTTTGACCGGTTCCGTGATTGCCGTCACCGCCGGCGCATCCCTCTATCCTGTGGCTCGCTTTTTTGTGCCCCCGTCAGAAACGGGGGACGGCGGCGGTCTGTTGGCCAAAGATATCTTGGGGCAACCGATTCCGGCCTCGCAAATTTTGGCCGAGGCTCCCGGTTCCCGCGCCTTGGTGGCGGGCTTGGCCGGTGAACCGACCTATTTAATTGTGAAAGAGGATCACAGTCTTGACCGGATGGGAATTGTGGACAATTGCACCCATCTCGGCTGTACTTTTCCCTGGAATGGACGGGATCAAGAATTTCAATGTCCCTGTCACGGCTCACGCTATGCCCCAGATGGTTCTGTGGTGCGCGGCCCGGCTCCCTTGCCTCTGAAGTTGGTGCAGGTGGCGGTACGGGATGAACAGATTTGGATTTCACCTTGGACGGAACTTGACCCGCGCACGGGAGAGGCTCCCTGGTGGGTTTAGGTTTTTCGATGCGGCAGAGCCGCTGGAGCTTCGTGCCATGGCGGAGCTATGGCACGAGTTTTGTGATTTACAACAAGGGGCTGAGGGAGGCTAACCATTTAATCCGGTCCTTGAAAAAGGCTCTAAATCTCTAGCGAGCAAGATGCTTGCATTACGGAATTACCGGATTATTTCCTTAAGTTTCATCAGCCGCCTTGTTTTGTTCTCTAGACCAACGTTGAACAGATTAGAGGTTTTCATGATGACTGTGACCGAAACAATGCCCAACGAAGCGATCGCATCCCTAACCCCCCGTGAATTGAACGAGTGCGATCCGGCTCCA
Coding sequences within:
- a CDS encoding cytochrome ubiquinol oxidase subunit I, producing MDFFHNTVALSRSQFALTAIFHMLWPVLTTGMGVYLVVIEGLWLRTRKLDYYHHARFWSKLYVLNFGIGVASGLPMEFQFGTNWAPFSEAVGDFFGSILGFEGAMAFMLEAGFLGIMLFGWGRVHPVIHYFATIMVAFGANLSTFWILVANSWLQSPAGGEMVAGKFIVSDYFQAILNPFMVRSVAHMFLATLETSLFVIGGISAWYVLRDRHTAFFGLSLKIVLAIAIAVTPLQIYVGHLSAEQVAERQPTKLAAIEAKWDTTPAGDTAPWSVLAIPDPDHGRNRWELNIPQGLGYILEFKPELSHTIQGLNEWDAGDRPKMISLIFYSFRIMSGIGFFLAGLMLISVVQWLRGKLSPDTIGTQKWLLRAWLFSAPLGYLAVETGWIVRCVGRQPWTMYGEIRTADAATNLPPSTVLGSLIAFSVVYTLLLVATLYFGRRIIRTGPNLTLPAPDFDTHPAVDPTPTEFIPDQRAVELRR
- a CDS encoding Crp/Fnr family transcriptional regulator, encoding MDDRFNPREQDADITKLIKTVPFFAGLPEDALNKATCHVVTRTHPSNQVILLENDWGGSVYFIVDGWVKIRTYNLDGKEVTLNIIGKGELFGEMAALEEVPRSTDVITLTSTTISSVPAQDFVDLIQSEPMAGVRLAQLMATRLRQVNRRLRLREADSVSRVADTILFLAEGQGQENKEGLAIPNLPHRELSSLSGLARETVTRVLTKLEKKNLIRREHDLLIIPNLSALERTIN
- the cydB gene encoding cytochrome d ubiquinol oxidase subunit II codes for the protein MDALLHFLPQVWFVILALFLFLYIMLDGFDLGVGILSLTSSDEERRGILMTSLGNVWDANETWLVLMGGALFGAFPLAYGTILNALYIPIFIMIFGLIFRAVAFEFREHSSRKVFWNLAFGIGSFLAALGQGFALGAVIEGIPVDAAGHFVGSMWGWLDWRSLLVALTLIQGYVLIGSTYLILKTEGALQETHFRTAKLATYTTLIGALTITVATPIVYDTIRDRLFSPPLSYIFAAIPLVGIILVWQLLKGLNTRSDRTPFIWTVLIFLLTFIGLGLIIFPYIIPNQITIYQAAAAPSALVFMIIFIGFLIPVMLFYNTYQYIVFRGKVIESAYGEE
- the petC gene encoding cytochrome b6-f complex iron-sulfur subunit, which produces MDNSNALPGDHPSVSRRQLLNFLTGSVIAVTAGASLYPVARFFVPPSETGDGGGLLAKDILGQPIPASQILAEAPGSRALVAGLAGEPTYLIVKEDHSLDRMGIVDNCTHLGCTFPWNGRDQEFQCPCHGSRYAPDGSVVRGPAPLPLKLVQVAVRDEQIWISPWTELDPRTGEAPWWV
- a CDS encoding YgaP family membrane protein, translated to MNANVGSLDRLIRFMIAATLLSLGLMIYSGSWVGTLLLVGGAVMLATALFGFCGLYRLLGINTQKSHE